A stretch of Amycolatopsis balhimycina FH 1894 DNA encodes these proteins:
- a CDS encoding SDR family NAD(P)-dependent oxidoreductase encodes MTTAEPLTADTTIGDWVAHPDGGPLIRSLLAEAGVDETVLAPVRLLPLRQLVALSQGRLAQEVVDDLVTRANDGVTPAPGAARAGWRERIVPGRFEGRTVVVTGAASGIGRATASRIAREGGRVVAVDVSAGRLDEFAAELGAPELVAVPADITDESGVARILAAAGPRIDGLANVAGIVDDFSPAHEVSDELWRRVFAVNVEGTFRLIRAVVPAMLKAGSGAIVNVASEAALRGSAAGIAYTASKHAVVGITRSCAFMYGPHGIRVNAVAPGGVATGIGLPGEPSEFGQGRIGEFLGLIPPIATAEQLAASITFLLADDGVNVNGALLPSDGGWSVQ; translated from the coding sequence ATGACCACCGCAGAACCGCTCACGGCGGACACCACGATCGGCGACTGGGTCGCGCACCCCGACGGCGGCCCGCTCATCCGTTCCCTGCTCGCCGAGGCGGGGGTCGACGAGACCGTCCTCGCGCCGGTCCGGCTGCTGCCGTTGCGGCAGCTGGTCGCCCTCAGTCAGGGCCGGCTCGCCCAGGAGGTCGTCGACGACCTGGTGACGCGGGCCAACGACGGGGTGACCCCGGCACCCGGGGCCGCCCGGGCGGGGTGGCGCGAGCGGATCGTGCCCGGCCGGTTCGAGGGCCGGACGGTCGTCGTGACCGGCGCGGCGTCCGGCATCGGCCGGGCCACGGCGTCGCGCATCGCCCGCGAAGGCGGCCGGGTCGTCGCGGTCGACGTCTCGGCGGGCCGGCTGGACGAGTTCGCAGCCGAGCTTGGAGCCCCGGAACTGGTCGCCGTGCCCGCCGACATCACCGACGAGAGCGGCGTGGCGCGGATCCTCGCCGCGGCGGGCCCGCGCATCGACGGGCTGGCGAACGTCGCCGGCATCGTCGACGACTTCTCACCGGCTCACGAGGTGAGCGACGAGCTGTGGCGACGCGTCTTCGCCGTGAACGTCGAGGGGACGTTCCGGCTCATCCGCGCGGTCGTCCCGGCGATGCTCAAGGCGGGCTCCGGCGCCATCGTGAACGTCGCTTCCGAAGCGGCGCTACGCGGCTCGGCCGCCGGAATCGCCTACACCGCTTCGAAACACGCCGTCGTCGGCATCACCCGCAGCTGCGCCTTCATGTACGGGCCGCACGGCATCCGCGTCAACGCCGTCGCTCCCGGCGGCGTCGCGACCGGCATCGGGCTGCCGGGGGAGCCGTCGGAGTTCGGGCAGGGCCGGATCGGGGAATTCCTCGGGCTCATCCCGCCGATCGCCACGGCCGAGCAGCTGGCCGCGTCGATCACCTTCCTGCTCGCCGACGACGGCGTGAACGTCAACGGCGCCCTGCTGCCGTCCGACGGCGGCTGGTCGGTGCAGTGA
- the tmk gene encoding dTMP kinase — translation MTPRLSSERRHGLFVSVDGPGGAGKTTIVRHLAQMLVADGEHVHVTAEPSTSGIGQLASDLTPTVTGHALACLYAADRYHHVETEIKPHLKSGQIVISDRYLASGLVVQRFDGVDPVFLWQLNEEVERPDLTVILEADPHVIAERLLERGPHNRFQLAPDSSHAEVSYYRDATNALADAGFEVLRVDCSSRPPEQSAAAIRDRLTVLLAPSEVCA, via the coding sequence ATGACACCCCGGCTCTCTTCTGAGCGTAGGCACGGCCTGTTCGTCAGCGTCGACGGACCGGGCGGTGCAGGGAAGACCACGATCGTCCGCCACCTGGCGCAGATGCTCGTGGCCGACGGAGAACACGTCCACGTCACCGCGGAGCCGTCCACCAGCGGCATCGGGCAGCTGGCCTCCGATCTCACTCCGACCGTCACCGGTCATGCACTGGCCTGCCTCTACGCAGCCGACCGCTACCACCACGTCGAGACCGAGATCAAGCCACACCTGAAGTCCGGGCAGATCGTCATCTCCGACCGCTATCTCGCCTCCGGTCTGGTCGTTCAGCGCTTCGACGGCGTTGATCCCGTGTTCCTCTGGCAACTCAACGAGGAAGTCGAACGACCCGACCTCACCGTCATCCTCGAAGCCGACCCCCACGTGATCGCTGAGCGGTTGCTTGAGCGCGGGCCGCACAACCGCTTCCAGCTCGCTCCGGACAGCAGCCACGCCGAGGTCAGCTACTACCGCGATGCCACCAACGCCCTGGCGGATGCCGGTTTCGAGGTATTGCGCGTGGACTGCAGCAGCCGCCCACCAGAGCAGTCCGCCGCTGCCATCCGCGACCGGTTGACTGTGCTCCTCGCACCGAGCGAGGTGTGTGCCTGA
- a CDS encoding DHA2 family efflux MFS transporter permease subunit: protein MTETVSTPPADVPRAPARSGLLIGVLVLSAFVMILNETILSVALRELTVDLRVPTTTVQWLTSGFLLTMAVVIPTTGFLLERFSPRQVFLFSLSAFSLGTLLCALAPGFGMLMAGRVVQACGTAVMLPLLMTTVMRLVPPERRGATMGTITIVIAVAPAIGPTIGGAVLSLGWRWMFWIVLPLAVAALVAGGLLLRIDSERRQVPLDVPSVLLSAIGFGGVLYGLSSTGEPAGAEPPVPPWLSIVVGVVALVVFVWRQLRLQRRDRALLDLRPFTNRSFVVALVLTALLFVCLIGGAAILLPLYLQTVLHTSTFVSGLAVLPGGLVLGLLGRPVGKLFDKIGARPLVIPGAAAMAASLWLFTVLGPASPLIAVIGIHVLLMAGLGLMMTPLFTESLGSLPDHLYPHGSAILSTLQQVAGALGTAVFVSVATLGSHDTTAGSPDGSGLRAAFVVAGVFGTLAFAGTWLIRRRTPVEASTSDS from the coding sequence ATGACCGAAACCGTGTCCACCCCGCCCGCCGACGTGCCCCGCGCCCCGGCGCGCTCGGGACTCCTCATCGGGGTCCTCGTGCTGTCGGCGTTCGTGATGATCCTCAACGAGACGATCCTCAGTGTCGCGCTGCGCGAGCTGACCGTCGACCTCCGTGTCCCGACCACGACGGTGCAGTGGCTGACCAGCGGGTTCCTGCTGACCATGGCCGTTGTCATCCCCACGACCGGGTTCCTGCTGGAGCGGTTCTCGCCGCGGCAGGTGTTCCTCTTCTCGCTGTCGGCGTTCAGCCTGGGCACGCTGTTGTGCGCGCTCGCGCCCGGGTTCGGGATGCTGATGGCCGGGCGTGTGGTGCAGGCGTGCGGCACGGCGGTGATGCTGCCGCTGCTGATGACGACGGTGATGCGGCTGGTGCCGCCGGAGCGGCGGGGCGCGACGATGGGCACGATCACCATCGTCATCGCGGTCGCGCCGGCGATCGGGCCGACCATCGGCGGTGCCGTGCTTTCGCTGGGCTGGCGCTGGATGTTCTGGATCGTGCTGCCGCTGGCGGTCGCCGCACTGGTGGCCGGGGGGCTGCTGCTGCGCATCGACAGCGAACGCCGTCAGGTGCCGCTGGACGTGCCGTCGGTGCTGCTGTCCGCGATCGGGTTCGGTGGGGTGCTGTACGGCCTGTCGTCGACCGGTGAACCGGCCGGTGCCGAGCCGCCGGTGCCGCCGTGGCTCTCGATCGTCGTCGGTGTCGTCGCGCTGGTGGTGTTCGTCTGGCGTCAGCTGCGGCTGCAACGCCGTGACCGCGCTCTGCTCGACCTGCGGCCGTTCACGAACCGCAGTTTCGTCGTCGCGCTGGTGCTGACCGCGCTGCTGTTCGTGTGCCTGATCGGCGGGGCGGCGATCCTGCTGCCGCTGTACCTGCAGACGGTGCTGCACACCAGCACGTTCGTCAGCGGCTTGGCCGTGCTGCCCGGCGGGCTGGTGCTGGGCCTGCTGGGCCGCCCGGTCGGCAAGCTGTTCGACAAGATCGGCGCGCGGCCGCTCGTCATCCCGGGGGCGGCGGCGATGGCCGCTTCGCTGTGGCTGTTCACCGTGCTGGGGCCGGCGTCGCCGCTGATCGCGGTGATCGGGATCCACGTGCTGCTGATGGCCGGGCTCGGGCTGATGATGACGCCGCTGTTCACCGAGTCGCTCGGCTCGCTGCCCGACCACCTGTACCCGCACGGCAGCGCGATCCTCTCGACGCTGCAGCAGGTGGCCGGGGCGCTCGGCACGGCGGTGTTCGTCAGCGTGGCGACGCTCGGCAGTCACGACACCACGGCGGGCAGCCCGGATGGTTCGGGGCTGCGGGCCGCCTTCGTGGTCGCCGGGGTCTTCGGCACGCTCGCCTTCGCCGGCACCTGGCTGATTCGCCGCCGCACCCCGGTCGAGGCATCCACTTCGGACAGCTGA
- a CDS encoding PQQ-dependent sugar dehydrogenase, with translation MGIRRSVVPRRSRRTLAAGVIVPLAGALAVAVAAAAPAAAVPAGFTDTVAIGGLTSPTAAAFAPDGRVFIAEKSGLVKVFDSLADPTATVFADLRTPTQDFWDRGLLGLAVDPAFPARPYVYVSYTLDALPGGTAPQWGDTCPTPPGATDQGCVVTGRVSQLTMGPDGTAVSEKPLVTGWCQQFPSHSIGALAFGPDGALYAGGGDGASFNFADYGQVGNPCADPPSPAGTNLSPPSAEGGALRSQSPRRPAGQPVLLNGALLRIDPDTGAGLPGNPFASSSDANARRVIAYGSRNQFRFGFRPGTAELWAGDVGWNTWEEINRVADAGDAVAENFGWPCFEGNARQAGYDGANLDVCESLYSAGGQTAPYYTYNHNAKVVATDPCPTGGSSISGIAFESGSTYPAEYAGALFFADSSRGCIWAMQTVGGQPSPSRLVPFVTGVSTPVQVLTGPGGDLFYVALGSGELHRVSYPGSANRPPVASATATPSSGPAPLTVQFDGTGSTDPDAGDVLSYAWDLDADGAYDDSTAARPTWTYTTAAAVDAGLRVTDSHGATGTTTVRVTVGNPAGLDPVPVIDTPSSALTWSVGQTVPFSGRAIDAQDGALPPSALSWRLAIRHCAANGTCHTHNVQDFPGVAAGSFVAPDHEYPSYLQLTLTATDSTGRTGSKTIDLQPKTVTLSFTSNPSQATLTVGGTQQRTPFSRTVIAGSTNSVSADSPQNLPPFNLKYAFSSWAHGGPRVQNIVAPSTSATYQANYRLCWLLQPC, from the coding sequence ATGGGTATTCGCCGTTCCGTGGTCCCCCGAAGATCAAGACGCACCCTCGCGGCCGGGGTGATCGTGCCGCTCGCCGGCGCGCTCGCGGTGGCCGTCGCCGCCGCGGCGCCCGCGGCCGCCGTGCCCGCCGGGTTCACCGACACGGTCGCGATCGGGGGCCTGACCTCGCCGACCGCCGCCGCGTTCGCGCCCGACGGGCGGGTCTTCATCGCCGAGAAGAGCGGGCTGGTCAAGGTCTTCGACTCCCTCGCCGACCCGACCGCGACGGTGTTCGCCGACCTGCGCACCCCGACCCAGGACTTCTGGGACCGCGGCCTGCTCGGGCTGGCCGTCGACCCCGCCTTCCCCGCCCGGCCGTACGTCTACGTCTCCTACACGCTCGACGCCCTGCCGGGCGGCACCGCGCCGCAGTGGGGCGACACCTGCCCGACGCCCCCGGGCGCCACCGACCAGGGCTGCGTCGTGACCGGCCGCGTCTCCCAGCTGACGATGGGCCCGGACGGGACCGCGGTCAGCGAGAAACCGCTGGTCACCGGCTGGTGCCAGCAGTTCCCCAGCCACTCGATCGGCGCACTGGCCTTCGGCCCGGACGGCGCCCTCTACGCGGGCGGCGGAGACGGCGCCAGCTTCAACTTCGCCGACTACGGCCAGGTCGGGAACCCCTGCGCCGACCCGCCCTCGCCCGCCGGGACGAACCTCTCACCGCCGTCGGCCGAAGGCGGCGCGCTGCGTTCGCAGTCCCCGCGCCGCCCGGCCGGCCAGCCGGTGCTGCTCAACGGCGCGCTGCTGCGCATCGACCCCGACACCGGTGCCGGCCTGCCCGGCAACCCCTTCGCGAGCAGCTCCGACGCCAACGCCCGCCGCGTCATCGCCTACGGGTCGCGCAACCAGTTCCGGTTCGGGTTCCGGCCGGGCACCGCCGAGCTGTGGGCCGGCGACGTCGGCTGGAACACCTGGGAGGAGATCAACCGCGTCGCCGACGCCGGGGACGCGGTGGCCGAGAACTTCGGCTGGCCCTGCTTCGAAGGCAACGCCCGGCAGGCCGGCTACGACGGCGCCAACCTCGACGTCTGCGAGTCCCTGTACTCCGCCGGCGGGCAGACCGCGCCGTACTACACCTACAACCACAACGCCAAGGTCGTGGCGACCGACCCGTGCCCCACCGGCGGCTCCTCGATCAGCGGGATCGCGTTCGAGTCGGGCAGCACCTATCCCGCCGAGTACGCCGGCGCGCTGTTCTTCGCCGACTCCTCCCGCGGCTGCATCTGGGCGATGCAGACCGTCGGCGGCCAGCCCAGCCCGAGCCGCCTGGTCCCGTTCGTGACCGGCGTCAGCACGCCCGTCCAGGTGCTGACCGGCCCCGGCGGCGACCTCTTCTACGTCGCGCTGGGCAGCGGTGAACTGCACCGCGTGAGCTACCCCGGCAGCGCGAACCGGCCGCCGGTCGCGTCGGCCACGGCGACCCCGTCGAGCGGGCCGGCCCCGCTGACCGTCCAGTTCGACGGCACCGGATCGACCGACCCGGACGCCGGCGACGTGCTGTCCTACGCCTGGGACCTCGACGCGGACGGCGCGTACGACGACTCCACCGCCGCCCGCCCCACCTGGACGTACACGACCGCGGCGGCGGTCGACGCCGGGCTGCGGGTGACGGACTCCCACGGCGCGACGGGGACCACGACGGTCCGCGTCACCGTCGGCAACCCGGCGGGGCTGGACCCGGTGCCCGTCATCGACACCCCGAGCAGCGCGCTGACCTGGTCGGTGGGCCAGACCGTGCCGTTCTCCGGCCGCGCGATCGACGCCCAGGACGGCGCCCTGCCGCCGTCGGCGCTGTCCTGGCGGCTCGCCATCCGGCACTGCGCGGCCAACGGCACCTGCCACACCCACAACGTCCAGGACTTCCCCGGCGTCGCCGCGGGATCGTTCGTCGCGCCGGACCACGAGTACCCGTCGTACCTGCAGCTGACGCTGACCGCGACGGATTCGACCGGCCGCACCGGGTCGAAGACGATCGACCTCCAGCCGAAGACGGTGACGCTGAGCTTCACCTCCAACCCCAGCCAGGCGACGCTGACCGTCGGCGGGACCCAGCAGCGCACCCCGTTCTCCCGGACGGTGATCGCCGGCTCGACCAACTCCGTCAGCGCGGACAGCCCGCAGAACCTGCCACCGTTCAACCTGAAGTACGCCTTCTCCAGTTGGGCGCACGGTGGGCCGCGGGTGCAGAACATCGTCGCGCCGTCGACGTCGGCGACCTACCAGGCGAACTACCGGCTCTGCTGGCTGCTGCAGCCCTGCTGA
- a CDS encoding sigma-70 family RNA polymerase sigma factor: protein MTEVAPAAAGTVDGPSDAVLIDAVRGGDVAAYGELYDRHLVAARRVAAAIAADAAERDDLIAEGFTRVLRILRSGEGPDEDFRPYLLTTIRNTMISWRRRDSAVSVVAEVPDVLPGEGSDEPVDSRMHASVAAEAFAGLPQRWREVLWRTEIMGESPAQIAQDLGMTANGVAALAYRAREGLRQAYLDQHVPTARRRACRAVSGQLAKWVRDGIGDQKAHRITAHLDRCADCRELAAGLRQLNEELPAGIAPLILGVPIVSQWLSTTGSLASSGATGVGTSALSWATAAKVAAAGAALVTTVTIGASNSGDAPPPLSGSEGTTTQPVRTGPQAGSRDGAPPGGVQPTSGAQVTSTPGAPDGETTGAQPAGESTAVADPGNSAAANGNNPDKQAAKESAKAAKQSSKQAAKESKQAAKESKKAEKTKNPGE from the coding sequence GTGACCGAGGTGGCGCCGGCGGCGGCCGGGACGGTGGACGGCCCGAGCGACGCGGTCTTGATCGACGCGGTACGCGGCGGCGACGTCGCGGCGTACGGCGAGCTCTACGACCGGCACCTCGTCGCCGCCCGGCGGGTGGCGGCCGCAATCGCGGCCGACGCGGCGGAACGCGACGACCTGATCGCCGAAGGATTCACCCGCGTACTGCGGATTCTGCGTTCCGGCGAAGGCCCGGACGAGGATTTCCGGCCTTATCTGCTGACGACCATCCGGAACACGATGATCAGCTGGCGGCGGCGGGACTCGGCGGTTTCGGTGGTCGCCGAGGTGCCGGACGTGCTGCCGGGCGAGGGCAGCGACGAGCCGGTGGACAGCCGGATGCACGCCTCTGTCGCCGCGGAGGCGTTCGCCGGTTTGCCTCAGCGGTGGCGTGAGGTGCTGTGGCGGACCGAGATCATGGGCGAGTCGCCGGCGCAGATCGCGCAGGATCTCGGGATGACGGCGAACGGCGTCGCCGCGCTGGCCTACCGCGCCCGGGAGGGCCTGCGCCAGGCCTACCTGGACCAGCACGTCCCCACCGCGCGGCGGCGGGCCTGCCGGGCCGTCTCCGGCCAGCTGGCCAAGTGGGTGCGCGACGGGATCGGCGATCAGAAGGCGCACCGGATCACAGCCCACCTCGACCGCTGCGCGGACTGCCGGGAACTGGCCGCCGGTCTCCGGCAGCTCAACGAGGAGCTGCCCGCCGGGATCGCCCCGCTCATCCTCGGCGTCCCGATCGTCTCGCAGTGGCTGTCCACGACCGGCTCGCTGGCCTCGTCCGGTGCCACCGGCGTGGGCACGTCGGCCCTGTCTTGGGCGACGGCGGCGAAGGTGGCCGCCGCGGGCGCGGCGCTGGTCACGACGGTGACGATCGGCGCGAGCAACTCCGGCGACGCCCCGCCGCCGCTCTCCGGCAGCGAGGGCACGACGACCCAGCCCGTGCGCACCGGGCCGCAGGCCGGTTCCCGCGACGGCGCCCCGCCGGGCGGCGTCCAGCCGACGTCGGGCGCGCAGGTCACATCCACGCCAGGCGCCCCAGACGGGGAAACGACCGGGGCGCAGCCGGCAGGGGAGTCGACGGCGGTCGCGGACCCCGGGAACTCGGCGGCGGCCAACGGGAACAACCCGGACAAGCAGGCGGCCAAGGAGTCCGCGAAGGCGGCCAAGCAGTCGTCCAAGCAGGCGGCGAAGGAGTCGAAACAAGCCGCGAAAGAGTCGAAGAAGGCCGAGAAGACGAAGAACCCGGGAGAATGA
- a CDS encoding alpha/beta hydrolase, protein MNLFAVAPELRGRVRMMPRLPLERTWARRLMRAATARMRLTPVPGVAVELHPGLRVYRPHTPQSDLTLLWIHGGGLVIGGAAQDDRFCAETARELGITVVSAEYRLAPEHPYPAALDDGHAAWTWLRGHAAAERIVVGGQSAGGGLAAALVQRLHDEGEGPRAQWLFCPMLDDRTAARRGLDDAGHRVWDNRLNRFGWHAYLGTEPGAAVVPHYAVPARRDDVAGLPETWIGVGDIDLFHDEAAEYARRLRAAGVATTFHVVPGGPHGFEAWAPATEFSRRYLATARAWLGRLR, encoded by the coding sequence GTGAACCTGTTCGCGGTGGCGCCCGAACTGCGCGGCCGGGTCCGGATGATGCCGCGCCTGCCGCTGGAGCGGACTTGGGCGCGGCGCCTGATGCGGGCGGCGACCGCGCGGATGCGCCTGACGCCGGTGCCCGGCGTCGCCGTGGAGCTGCACCCCGGCCTGCGGGTCTACCGGCCGCACACCCCGCAGTCCGATCTCACGCTGCTGTGGATCCACGGCGGCGGCCTGGTCATCGGCGGCGCGGCCCAGGACGACCGGTTCTGCGCGGAGACGGCGCGCGAGCTCGGCATCACGGTCGTGTCCGCCGAGTACCGCCTCGCCCCGGAACACCCCTACCCGGCGGCACTCGACGACGGCCACGCCGCCTGGACGTGGCTGCGCGGTCACGCCGCCGCGGAGCGGATCGTCGTCGGCGGCCAGAGCGCGGGCGGCGGGCTCGCGGCGGCGCTCGTGCAGCGCCTGCACGACGAGGGTGAGGGGCCGCGCGCGCAGTGGCTCTTCTGCCCGATGCTGGACGACCGGACCGCGGCCCGGCGCGGCCTCGACGACGCCGGGCACCGGGTCTGGGACAACCGCCTCAACCGCTTCGGCTGGCACGCCTACCTCGGGACCGAGCCCGGCGCGGCGGTCGTGCCCCACTACGCCGTGCCCGCGCGCCGGGACGACGTCGCCGGGCTGCCGGAGACGTGGATCGGCGTCGGCGACATCGACCTGTTCCACGACGAAGCCGCCGAATACGCCCGCCGGCTGCGCGCGGCGGGCGTCGCCACGACGTTCCACGTCGTGCCCGGCGGCCCGCACGGGTTCGAGGCCTGGGCGCCCGCCACCGAGTTCAGCCGCCGCTACCTGGCCACGGCGCGGGCGTGGCTGGGACGGCTCCGGTGA
- a CDS encoding 3'-5' exonuclease — protein MTDWRSLSYVVVDVEGNGHQPPDLVELAAVPIVAGIVGEPKSWLVKPDQPISHFARRIHGITNEQVADAPVFGDIEADVLKALDASALIAHNAHVDVGVLQRKLGDWECPEVFDTLKLARRLLPGRSTYKLGSLVEEFDLARGLDGEDQPHRATYDAIVTARLFVHLAGRRAIEELRHQPPGGSTDDTPALF, from the coding sequence ATGACTGACTGGAGAAGCCTCAGCTACGTCGTTGTCGATGTCGAAGGCAACGGCCACCAGCCGCCCGACTTGGTCGAGCTGGCCGCGGTGCCCATCGTCGCCGGCATCGTCGGGGAGCCGAAAAGCTGGCTGGTGAAGCCCGACCAGCCGATCAGTCACTTCGCCCGCCGGATTCACGGCATCACCAACGAACAGGTCGCCGACGCTCCGGTGTTCGGCGACATCGAAGCCGACGTGCTCAAGGCGCTCGACGCCTCCGCCCTGATCGCGCACAACGCCCACGTCGACGTCGGGGTACTCCAGCGCAAGCTCGGCGACTGGGAATGCCCCGAGGTCTTCGACACGCTCAAGCTCGCCCGGCGCCTGCTGCCCGGTCGCTCGACCTACAAGCTCGGCTCACTGGTCGAAGAGTTCGACCTCGCCCGCGGCCTTGACGGCGAAGACCAGCCGCACCGGGCCACCTATGACGCCATCGTGACAGCCCGGCTGTTCGTCCACCTCGCAGGCCGGCGAGCGATCGAAGAACTGCGCCACCAGCCACCAGGAGGGAGTACCGATGACACCCCGGCTCTCTTCTGA
- a CDS encoding ArsR/SmtB family transcription factor, with protein MWTAGTRPPPGGTVRLFGRARAGLLEALRSPATTTDLARALAVTPSAVSQHLRVLRENGLVTRERSGRQVVYLITALGASLLSS; from the coding sequence TTGTGGACGGCCGGGACCCGGCCGCCGCCCGGCGGCACCGTCCGGCTGTTCGGCCGGGCCCGGGCCGGGCTCCTCGAAGCCCTGCGCTCCCCCGCGACCACGACCGACCTGGCGCGGGCGCTCGCGGTCACGCCCAGCGCCGTGTCGCAGCACCTGCGTGTCCTGCGCGAAAACGGGCTGGTGACGCGGGAACGCTCCGGGCGCCAGGTCGTCTACCTGATCACGGCGCTCGGAGCGTCCCTGCTCTCTTCTTGA
- a CDS encoding TetR/AcrR family transcriptional regulator: MNVKTDRASATRESILVTAERLFAEHGVHAVSNRHISEAAGQGNNAAVNYHFGTKVDLVRAIARKHFGRIERLRAELVEAVEGDGDLRGWVACLVRPSTSYLRELGSPTWFARFSAQVMTDPALRPIVVEESLSSSPALARAVEGLNRCLDGLPPEVRAERGDMARQLMIHMTAERERALAEGTATPRASWDDAGTGLIDAITGLLLAPVTPAS; the protein is encoded by the coding sequence ATGAACGTCAAGACGGACCGCGCGAGTGCCACGCGGGAGAGCATCCTCGTGACGGCGGAGCGGCTGTTCGCCGAGCACGGGGTGCACGCGGTGTCCAACCGGCACATCAGCGAGGCGGCCGGGCAGGGCAACAACGCCGCGGTCAACTACCACTTCGGCACCAAGGTCGACCTGGTCCGCGCGATCGCCCGGAAGCACTTCGGGCGGATCGAACGGCTGCGCGCCGAGCTCGTCGAGGCGGTCGAGGGCGACGGCGACCTGCGCGGCTGGGTGGCCTGCCTGGTCCGCCCCTCCACGAGCTACCTGCGGGAGCTGGGTTCGCCGACCTGGTTCGCGCGGTTCAGTGCCCAGGTCATGACCGACCCGGCGCTGCGGCCGATCGTCGTGGAGGAGTCGCTGTCGTCGTCGCCGGCGCTCGCGCGCGCGGTCGAAGGGCTGAACCGGTGCCTGGACGGCCTGCCGCCCGAGGTCCGCGCCGAGCGGGGCGACATGGCCCGCCAGCTGATGATCCACATGACGGCCGAACGCGAGCGGGCGCTGGCGGAGGGCACGGCGACGCCGCGGGCCAGCTGGGACGACGCGGGCACCGGCCTGATCGACGCGATCACGGGGTTGCTGCTGGCCCCGGTGACGCCCGCGTCCTGA
- a CDS encoding DUF6010 family protein: MIEVLAPILIGLLYVLLNSFVREPHRRKFNAVMVGGAGAAYLSGGALGPWELVFCAVMVYVAFRGLDSWTFIGIGWLLHTGWDIVHHLKGQPILPFAHSSSFGCAICDPVIAIWCFTGGRSVWAWRRVGAPPAGVPGVT; the protein is encoded by the coding sequence ATGATCGAGGTGCTGGCGCCGATCCTGATCGGCCTGCTCTACGTCCTGCTCAACTCCTTCGTCCGCGAGCCGCACCGGCGGAAGTTCAACGCCGTGATGGTGGGCGGCGCGGGCGCGGCCTACCTCTCCGGCGGCGCGCTCGGTCCGTGGGAGCTCGTGTTCTGCGCGGTCATGGTCTACGTCGCCTTCCGCGGGCTCGACTCGTGGACGTTCATCGGCATCGGCTGGCTGCTGCACACCGGCTGGGACATCGTCCACCACCTGAAGGGCCAGCCGATCCTGCCGTTCGCCCACAGCTCGTCCTTCGGCTGCGCGATCTGCGACCCGGTGATCGCGATCTGGTGCTTCACCGGAGGCCGGTCCGTGTGGGCGTGGCGGCGGGTTGGCGCGCCGCCGGCGGGGGTACCCGGGGTGACATGA
- a CDS encoding radical SAM protein yields the protein MMPVPLLTKDQINRLPERAREVVEYRKSGLSLNHIQGCPLGCAYCIRHTYGLWDENQPRALMTDAAAVDELVNHRYFQPHVTPIQLFNRATEPFLPKVRPHTFAVLEDLDARELTNHVLVISRHQMKPYDIERLNQLRHVKVTLLFTYSGIDNPKIEPYPSQVAADSLKLMSAPELRKYRTVLYWRPLVPGLNDTDEHLDAAHSLSKHADATVFTGLFYRDQIAAYYKANGIPEPYEDTARRKIVPETLERRVLDAFSGSSALFRKTSCAVSYAHGLPDYNGHYGIRELCDICPLSQLEVCAGAHRVPAREDIHQIARVLPEADRLRVVDITERAAVVTGLAVEQPRYFLQHALGFQVHDARHPHHANRHGRADIGWKDKTSS from the coding sequence ATGATGCCTGTGCCCCTGCTGACCAAGGACCAGATCAACCGCTTGCCCGAGCGCGCGCGGGAGGTGGTCGAGTACCGCAAGAGCGGCTTGAGCCTCAACCACATCCAAGGCTGTCCGCTGGGGTGCGCTTACTGCATCCGCCACACCTACGGCCTATGGGATGAGAACCAGCCACGGGCGCTGATGACGGACGCGGCGGCCGTCGACGAGCTGGTCAACCACCGGTACTTCCAGCCGCACGTCACGCCGATCCAGCTGTTCAACCGGGCAACCGAACCGTTCTTGCCGAAGGTGCGGCCGCACACCTTCGCTGTGCTTGAAGACCTGGACGCTCGCGAGCTGACCAACCACGTCCTCGTCATCAGCCGGCATCAGATGAAGCCCTACGACATCGAGCGGCTGAACCAGCTCCGGCACGTGAAGGTGACGCTGCTGTTCACGTACTCCGGGATCGACAACCCGAAGATCGAGCCGTACCCGTCGCAGGTCGCGGCCGATTCCTTGAAGCTGATGAGTGCGCCGGAGCTGCGGAAGTACCGGACGGTGCTGTACTGGCGCCCGCTGGTCCCCGGTCTCAACGACACCGATGAGCACCTCGACGCCGCCCACTCACTGAGCAAGCACGCCGACGCCACGGTGTTCACCGGTCTGTTCTACCGCGACCAGATCGCCGCTTACTACAAGGCCAACGGCATTCCTGAGCCCTATGAGGACACGGCGCGGCGCAAGATCGTGCCCGAGACCCTCGAGCGGCGCGTCCTCGACGCCTTCTCCGGTTCGTCGGCCTTGTTCCGCAAGACGTCCTGCGCGGTCAGCTACGCCCACGGGCTGCCGGACTACAACGGTCACTATGGCATCCGCGAGCTGTGCGACATCTGCCCGCTGAGCCAGCTCGAGGTGTGCGCTGGCGCCCATCGTGTCCCGGCTCGGGAAGACATACACCAAATCGCCCGCGTGTTGCCGGAGGCCGACCGCCTCAGGGTCGTAGACATCACCGAGCGGGCCGCCGTCGTGACGGGCTTGGCCGTGGAGCAACCGCGCTACTTCTTGCAGCACGCGCTTGGCTTCCAGGTCCACGACGCACGCCACCCGCACCACGCGAACCGGCACGGCCGCGCGGACATCGGATGGAAGGACAAGACCAGCTCATGA